GATGACCTTTGGATAATCTCGTTTCCAGCGTAACATCCAGGCCTACAATCGTAAGCGGCACATCTGAACGGAATACTTGCTGAGCCGCCTCCGGATCGCCCCACAGATTCGCCTCGCTGACCGGAGTAACGTTACCCGGAGCAAAGACCGTTCCGCCCATCACGACAACATTGCGGATCTTGCCCGCGATGGATGGATCCAGCGACAAGGCCAGAGCCAGATTGGTCATGCGGCCAACCGTAATCACAACCAGTTCGCCAGGGAGTTCATGGGCTTTGCGGACGATAAACTCCGCTGCCGATTCCTTCAGGGGCTGCTGCTCTGTTGGCGGAATCTCCGCATCGCCAATTCCGTTATAGCCGTGAATATGCGGCACCGGGCCGGCATACTCGCGTTTAAGCGGACCGGAAGCACCTGCCGCTACCGGCACCTCATAGCCGCAATTCGCCAGCTTAATAAGCCTGAGCGTGTTTTCCGTAGCTTGTTCGACATTAATATTTCCAAAGCCGGTTGTTAATCCTTCAACATGAATTTCCGGCGAGAGCAAGGCATACAAAATGGCCAGTGCATCGTCAATCCCCGTGTCTACATCCAAAATAATACGTGTTTTTGTGTTCATATTGCTATTCCTCCTGTCCGAATACCTCTATTGTAATCGAATTCGACAAATTTTGCCTACCCTAGATGAAACGGAAGAGCCAAGACTTTTTAAGTCCTGGCTCTTCTGCATGGTCATTTATATAATCTTCTTCTGCGCTGTCTTACATACATGATTCTTCCTGCTAACAACATGAATAGAAGCATGACCGACCAGGTAATCGCAACTCCCAGATTCCAGCCAGAGGATTTATGTCCGTTGGCTTTTAACGGATTCGAATTGGTAACCGAGGCAATCTGGACCTCTGCCTGTTCGGCAAGCGGAACGATCGGTAATAATGCCCCCGCAGTTTCGGCCGGATTATAGACTTCAGAAGCTTGAACATAAGCTTTGCCGTTCGAATCAACCGCTACGGTTGGTTCGACTCCGTCTTTAATCGTCACATAAAACGGCTTGTCGGCTATAAATTCCACCGGCTTCCCTGTATCCCGCGTAACAAACGTCCGCTTTTCGTCGGCGGCCATAACCTGCATGCTTGTAAAATGGGCAAAACCATAATCGAGAAGCTGCGTCATATCCTTATACACGCCCGAATCGGTAGCACCTTTGAGAATAACGCCAATAAGCTCCATATCGCCACGCTGAGCCGCAGATACCAAGGTATACCCTGCCGCCTGCGTAAAGCCGTTCTTCACGCCAATGGCACCATCGTAGCTCCCCAGCATCTTGTTATGATTTTCGAGCTTGGAGACCCACTCTTCTCCGACCCACGGCTTCGATTTGGTTGCTACAACCTGCCGGAACTGCTCATTTTGCATGGCATACTGCGCGATCTTGGCCATGTCTCTGGCCGTCGTGTATTGATTCTCATCCGGCAAGCCGCTTGGATTCACGAAATTCGTATCCCAAAGTCCAAGCTTGCGCACAAATTCATTCATTCGCTCGGCAAATTGCTCTTTTGTACCGTCAATATGCTCCGCAATGGCGGTTGCCGCGTCATTCCCGGAGTTAATAAGCATTCCTTCGATAAGATCCAGCATCGGCTTCTGCTCGCCTTCCGCCAGATAGATCCGGGTACCGTCTTCGCCCCGTGCGGTCTTGGATACGGTTACGATGTCGGTTGGATTGGACTGCTCCAGAACAATGATGCCGGTTACAATTTTTGTTATGCTAGCCGGGTACAGCCGCTCCGTTTCATTCTTGGCGAACAACACGGCGCCGGACTTGGCATCGATCAGGATCGCCGCTTCAGAATGAGGCGTTTCCGGCAGCTGCTCAGCCAACTGGTCTGCGGGCTGCTCGATTTGTTCCTCATCAGGCGCTTGCAAGGCTTCTTCGGCAAAAACAGGTACAGGTGCTAGTAAAACGAGAATAATGAACATCATTGCAATCAGGCCAGGAAGTCTTCTCATAATTCCCCTCTTTATTCTCATGTAGTCAAACGAGACCGTTCTAATGCTATATATCGGGCGACTGCATCCTCGTTACAGGTGCCAACGATGCGATCCGCCAATTGTATGATTTGTTCATGCGCATCCGCGACTGCTATTCGGGTTCCTGCCTCACGGAACATTCCTAGATCATTCAGGTTGTCTCCGAATACCGTTACATCAGTCAGGTCCGCTCCAACGAGCTTTGCCCATAGTCTTGCCCCTTCGCCTTTATTCGCCAAGGGATGACTCATTTCGAGAAAATAATGATCTTTAATATACGCGTCTTTTATGAACTCAATGTGAACAAGCCCGCCAAACAACTGCTCAGACGTATGCTTCAGAGGCTCAAGCTCCTCATAATATCCGATATATGAAAGGATGAGCGTTCGGCAGGAATCATGGATACGAAGTAAATCTACTTCTTTAAAACGCGGGTCTTGGGGTCTGCTCTCATAAAAGGCAAGGTCTCCCGCCCGTGTCAGCCTCTCATGCAGCACCTTCTCCTGATCGTCTTCATTCAGAGCAAATACCAGTGGAGCTAATCCGTGCTGCCGTCCCGCTTCCAGAATATCATTCGATAATTGAGGACTAAGCCAATGACCGCCTAACACCCGCTTCCCTTCAGGATCGAAAATAACGGCGCCGTTATACAGCACAACCGGATAGCGCCATGGAATGGATGAAGTAACCTTATAAGAGCTCGCATAACTTCTAGCCGTTGCATAACTGATAATTGTACCCGCTTCAAGCGCTTCCTTAAGCTGAGCTATCGTATAATCCGATAAAGACTGATCCGAACGAAGCAGCGTGCCGTCCAGATCCGTTAAATAGCAGGAAGGCATAATTGATTCCTCCATAAGATTCGATTCGTCCATCCGAACATCAAGCGCCGCTATAGCAAAATAGACAATTGTATTCTGACTACTTTCATATTACAATCCGTCTATTATGAATATTTTTTCGTAAATTATATTACCTTCTTAAAGGAGAAATAGCAATGAATTCAAAAGAAATGGAACAGATTATCATAGAAAGATACAAACAGGATGAAGATACGATGATTCTTGTGTTCGCCCAATGGTGCGTTAATCATGGTCTAGATGCCGTAGAACTCTATTCTCGGGCTTATCCGCAGCAAGGCGGGAATCCCCGTCTACTTGAAGCAATCCCTTTGACGGCGCCTAAGGAAGAAGCCGGCGATATTGACGATGCTACGGTTTTGCAGGTGTTGTCTCTGTTTGGCAATGAAGAGCTTGCCTTTGTCGTGTCCGAAGAAATTGATCGCCGTCCCCGCAAGAACCGTTAGCACCCGAATACATAACCGCATCCAAATAAAGGAGGTTTACATATGGAAAAATATACAAAACGTATCTATAACCTCGGTGCGGTTATTACGACGGACCGGCCATAGGTTTTGGACCTCTCTATGAGGCTGAGTTAACGTATGAGTATTTATGTTAACTCATGTGGCAATAACCGAACATATGCGCTATAATAGACAGGCGAACATATGTTTGATTACTGCAAATCAGTCACAGGAGGTCTAATGAAAGGCACGACTCACCTTACTATCGGCGTTGCGATTGGCTCAGCCGCTGCAGCTCATTATCCGTTTACTCTCGTAAATGCAGCAACCTATATTGCCGTCGCCGCATTTTCCGCCTTAAGCGCCGATCTTGACGGGCCTAGCCTATTAAGCTCGAAAGCAAGCAAAATTTCCAAATGGCTGCATGGCTTGCTTCTTGGAAGCGGCTGGCTGATGACCGCCGTTACGGCGTATCTGTACTTCAGCGATCATTACATAAACATCCCGCTTGGCATTGCCTGCGCCGCTCTTCTGCTGCTGGGTCTTGTCGTACGCAGCGGCACGATCCGGAATGCTTTGGTTAGCGCGGTAGGCGCTGCGCTGATTTATGGCGGGTTAACGATGAATATGACATGGTTAATCGGCTTTGGCGTGTTTGTCGCTTGGGTGCCTTGGCTTAAGCACCGCGGTTTAACCCACACGATATGGGCGGTTGTTGCATGGGGCGCCATTGCTTGGGGTCTAGAGCAGCAATTGAAGCTGGAAGGCCTTATGCAGATTGCCGTCGCCGGCTATTTATCGCATTTAATCGCCGACACGTTAACGCCAAGCGGAGTGAAATGGCTGTATCCGCTCGTTAAGAAATCCTTCAAGCTGCCCTTCCTATAACGAATTACGGCAGGCCGCAGCATAAAGAAAAGACGCTTCAAGACCATGTGATAACAGGGTTGAAGCGTCTTTCTTTGATTT
This region of Paenibacillus sp. JDR-2 genomic DNA includes:
- a CDS encoding nucleoside hydrolase, which codes for MNTKTRIILDVDTGIDDALAILYALLSPEIHVEGLTTGFGNINVEQATENTLRLIKLANCGYEVPVAAGASGPLKREYAGPVPHIHGYNGIGDAEIPPTEQQPLKESAAEFIVRKAHELPGELVVITVGRMTNLALALSLDPSIAGKIRNVVVMGGTVFAPGNVTPVSEANLWGDPEAAQQVFRSDVPLTIVGLDVTLETRLSKGHLAQLRQLAPDNKQPIVDFLHTSLEKYFDFYLQTNQYLGECPMHDPLAVLVAVNPSLVNTRVMHADIDCGHDLTAGMIITDRRVIPAVGREITFCLEVDADRALRQMLSVFLAP
- a CDS encoding D-alanyl-D-alanine carboxypeptidase family protein — encoded protein: MRRLPGLIAMMFIILVLLAPVPVFAEEALQAPDEEQIEQPADQLAEQLPETPHSEAAILIDAKSGAVLFAKNETERLYPASITKIVTGIIVLEQSNPTDIVTVSKTARGEDGTRIYLAEGEQKPMLDLIEGMLINSGNDAATAIAEHIDGTKEQFAERMNEFVRKLGLWDTNFVNPSGLPDENQYTTARDMAKIAQYAMQNEQFRQVVATKSKPWVGEEWVSKLENHNKMLGSYDGAIGVKNGFTQAAGYTLVSAAQRGDMELIGVILKGATDSGVYKDMTQLLDYGFAHFTSMQVMAADEKRTFVTRDTGKPVEFIADKPFYVTIKDGVEPTVAVDSNGKAYVQASEVYNPAETAGALLPIVPLAEQAEVQIASVTNSNPLKANGHKSSGWNLGVAITWSVMLLFMLLAGRIMYVRQRRRRLYK
- a CDS encoding metal-dependent hydrolase; amino-acid sequence: MKGTTHLTIGVAIGSAAAAHYPFTLVNAATYIAVAAFSALSADLDGPSLLSSKASKISKWLHGLLLGSGWLMTAVTAYLYFSDHYINIPLGIACAALLLLGLVVRSGTIRNALVSAVGAALIYGGLTMNMTWLIGFGVFVAWVPWLKHRGLTHTIWAVVAWGAIAWGLEQQLKLEGLMQIAVAGYLSHLIADTLTPSGVKWLYPLVKKSFKLPFL
- a CDS encoding HAD-IIB family hydrolase; this translates as MPSCYLTDLDGTLLRSDQSLSDYTIAQLKEALEAGTIISYATARSYASSYKVTSSIPWRYPVVLYNGAVIFDPEGKRVLGGHWLSPQLSNDILEAGRQHGLAPLVFALNEDDQEKVLHERLTRAGDLAFYESRPQDPRFKEVDLLRIHDSCRTLILSYIGYYEELEPLKHTSEQLFGGLVHIEFIKDAYIKDHYFLEMSHPLANKGEGARLWAKLVGADLTDVTVFGDNLNDLGMFREAGTRIAVADAHEQIIQLADRIVGTCNEDAVARYIALERSRLTT